ACTTCGGCTTTAATCGTATAATCGAGGCTTTCCAGCTGAACCGGGGGATCCGGCTTCTCAACACCTGCTCTGGACTGCTCCTCATACAAATATTCCACCAGCAGCCGGATCTCTTCATCATCCAGGGAACTTTCATAGGAGGGCATTCCCAGGTGTGGGATTCCATACTTGATGTTCCGGCTTACATAGCCCGGCCCATCGCCAAATTGCCATACCCCATCCAGCAGGCTCTGTGCATTTCCTCCCCGGAGATCCTGCCCGTGACAATTGGAACAATACTGATCGTAAATCACTCTGGCATGCTGATCAGGTTCATCCTGGGCATTTGCATCATTCTCTTTACAAGTCGTAAAAATAGAGGAGATAATCAAAATCATAACAAAAGTCCTGAGCTCGAAGTTGTTAATCCTGGATTTCATGGCGCTTTTTATATGTAAGTAAATGAATTTGAATCAGAAATGCTATTTTTGGGGCCATGCAATCAGCAACAATTTTCAGAAAGGTTGAGAAATCAGATAATTTACCTCTTGCCCGAATGATCAGGCAGGTTTTCAGGGAGCATCATGCTCCTGAAAACGGGACCGTGTTTTCGGATCCCACCACAGATGATCTTTATGGCCTGTTCCGAAAAAGCGGTTCCGTACTCTGGGTGGCCGAAGTAAATGGTAAAGCTGCCGGATGTTGTGGAATCTACCCTACGGAAGGCCTGGATGCGAGCTGTGCGGAGCTTGTAAAATATTATCTGCATGAATCGGAGAGAGGCAAGGGTACAGGACGGGAGTTGATGGAAAAATGTATTGAATCTGCCAGGGAACTGGGATACGGAAAGCTATATCTTGAGAGCATGCCTCACTTTTCAAAAGCGGTGCGCATTTATAAAAAACTGGGATTCCGCACACTTGATAAAGCGCTGGGGAACTCGGGACACAGCTCCTGTAACATCTGGATGTTGCTGGAACTTTAACAAGCAAACCCTATGGCAACAAATCAGATAAAAGAAGAGATCCGGCCCATCACCATGCCGGGAGTCCATTCAAGATTTTTAAGGTTTTTCAAAGAACAATCTGAACCCGGAGGACTGAGGATCCTGGATGTGGGAGCCGGAGAGGGAGCGCTGACCCAGAAACTGCATGACATGGGTTACCGGATGCAGGCCTGTGACTTTTCACCGGAGTCTTTTAAATTCAATCCGGTACAGTGTGATGAAGTGGATATAACTTTACCCTTCCCTTATGAAGACCATAGCTTTGACCGTGTAATAGCCGTTGAGGTCACAGAGCATATACTGGACCACGAAAACTTTTTCAGAGAAGTTTACCGGATCCTGAAGCCGGGGGGGAAGTTATACGTTTCCACACCCAATATTCTCTCCATGAAATCCAGGTTACGTTTCCTTTTTCAGGGCTTTCCTTATGGCTTCAAACCACTGGATATGAACCTGCACGACGGGATGCAGCATGTCGCATCCCTGAGCCTCGACCAGTATAACTATCTGGCTTTAAAAAACGGCTTCAGGGAGGCCGAATACGCCATCGACCGTAAACAAAACACTTCACGTTGGCTCAGGATCATATTCTCACCGCTGATGTTTCTGAGCAGAATTCTAAAAGGGTACAGCCCTGTACACAACCGCAAGGAATTGCTCCTTGGAAGATTACTGTTTATGGTTTTTCGAAAACTTTAACGTGATTCTGAAAGATTTTATCTTTAAAACCTTATAACATGAGTACCATGAAAACGATGAATACGCTACTATCCTTGCTGCTTATTTGTATAATGGTGAGCCCGGTCTCGGGACAGCTGACCTCCAGAGAAATAGATAAGCTTGTAGAGGATACCATGGAAAAATTTACCGTGGCCGGCGTAGCGGTCGGGGTGGTCAAGGATGGGAAAATTCTCCATGCAAAAGGCTACGGTCTGAAGTCCGTGGATACGGGAGAGAAGGTGAATGAGCACACCTCCTTTGCCATCGCCTCCAACAGCAAGGCCTTTACTACTGCAGCCCTGGCAATTTTAGTCGAGGAAGGCCTGTTATCCTGGCAGGACCGGGTCATTGATCATATCCCCGAGTTTAAAATGTACAATGATTATGTAACGCAGAATTTTAATGTTCAGGATCTTCTGACTCACCGGAGCGGACTGGGCCTGGGAGCCGGCGACCTGCAGAAATGGCCTGCTGGATCTGACTTTACCATAAAGGACATGCTGGTGAATTTTCAGCACTTTGAACCTGTTTCGGCATTTCGCACCAAATATGATTACGACAACATCCTCTACCTGGTGGCAGGCGAACTGATCAAACGGGTAAGCGGAATGCCCTGGGAAGTGTTTGTGAAGAAACGTATCATGGAACCCCTGAACATGGACCACTCCTTCACACTCCCCCCCGGGATGGTTAATTCGGAAAACCTTGCTTCTCCCCACCTGGCAGAAGCGGGCAAGCTGCGAACAATCTCCTATTATGAACTGGATCCCGAAAAAATCAACGGGGCCGCCGGAGGCGTACTTTCCAATGTGGACGATTTGTGCCGCTGGATGCTGGTCCACCTGAACCAGGGAAAATATGGCGAAAACCTGGAGCATCAACTCTTCTCGGAGGCCAGTCAGCTGGAAATGTGGAAGATTCATACCCCCATTCCAATGAAGCCAAATGAGAGGTACAATCCCCATTTCTCGGGCTATGGACTGGGTTGGAGACTGTCGGATATGAATGGGAACATGAGTGTGTCACATACCGGCGATTTGTCCGGGATGCTCTCGAAAACCATGATGATCCCGGATCTGGAACTGGGTGTGGTGGTACTGACCAACTCCTATTACGGAGGCGCAGGAGTTTTCCAGGCAGTCTCTCAGACGATCGTGGATAGCTATCTGGGACTGGACGATTACGGCTGGACCGACCGGAAACTGGCCTCCTTCCAGTCAGAATCCAATAAAGCAAAAGTCCGCGTGGAGCAGGTTTGGAGTGCAGTTGCAGCAAGCAATGACGACCATATAAATCCATCAGACTTTACCGGGACCTATGAAGACAAATGGTTCGGGAAGATCAGCATCTACCTGCAGGATGATCAGCTCTGGTTCAGTTCACTGCGTTCGCCGGCCTTGACCGGCCCCATGTTTTTCTACAAAGCCAATGCCTTTGCGATCAAATGGAAAAACCGGGAGCTGGATGCGGATGCCTTTGCCATCTTTAGTCTGGATGAAGAGGGGAAAGCCCGGCGCATCAGCATGAAAGGTATTTCACCGGATATCGATTTTAGTTACGATTTTCAGGATCTGGACTTTCTAAGGGTCGATTAACCCTTGTCCGATATTTCAGACAGCCGGTCCGGAGCGCGAACCTCTATCTTCCGCCCATTCAGAAGTATGATCTGATCCCTTTCAAACTCCTTCAGAACTCGAATGGCGCTGTCCTTTGATATCGAAGAGTAGTCGGCGATGTCCTGCCTGCTAATCTCCTCACCAATGACCGGGCTGTTATAAATCTCCTGGCTCAGATAAATCAATGCATCTGCTACCCTTCCGTGCATTTGTTTCTGACTGATGCTTACCAGACGATCCAATGCCAGAAGGTAATTTCCCGAATAATGGGTCATTATCCGCTCTGAAAAATCGCTGTTGGAGGCCAGTACTTTCTTAATGTTCTCCATATCGATGAAACATACAAAAGTCTCCTGTATGGCCATCACACTGTATCGGTGCTTGTCCCGTACCTGAGCACTGGGGCCTCCAATCAGCTTCCAGGGCTTGATAAAATCAAGTATCAGATTCCTGTTCTGATTTCCTTCAATATACATTTTGGCGAACCCTTCGATGACTGAAACCAGGTAATCGGCACGGGTACCCTGCTTCAGGATTACTTCTCCCTCATGAAAGCGAACAGAATAACGATCGGCATTAAGCAGCTGCAGTTCTTCCTCTGAAAGAGAAGCAAACAAAGGAGATCTCTTATTACAATTCTCGCAGCTGATGCACAATTTATCTGCTTTCATACCTGTAGATAGGATTATTTCCGGATCTCCGCAATATACTGAAAAATGCTCTTCTGATAATGGGAATATCACCTGACTGATACAGGTCAATTTTTAATTTGATCTATCCCCATAAAAAACTTATTCTATCTGCCACTGTTTTTGTTTTAACAATCTTCCAGAACCCTTATCTTACGCTCTTCAAAGTCAGCAAGAATTCAGCTGAGAAAAATAAAATGAACTGATATGAGAAGATTGATAATGATACTGACAGGCTCTCTGATACTAATTATGTCCGGCTGTACAAAATACGAAATACCCGCACCAGAGTGTCCAGAGGATCTTCCCACGAATGTTAGCTACTCCGGAGATGTACAACCCATTTTTGATCAGAAATGTGCGATGTGCCATGGTGGAGGACAGTCTCCTGATCTGAGTCCCGGATGGTCCTACGATGAACTTATGGACGGAGGCTATGTGGACGCAGAATTCCCCTGTTCCAGCGTGATTTACCAGATTTTTTCCGGCTCACACGGGGGACGGGCCGGTGACGAAGAGATTTTAACCATCCTTGGCTGGATAGACGAAGGAGCCAGGGACAATTGATATTTAAACAACCATTAGCTATGAAAGAATATTCAAAACTGACTGCCATTGCCTGCATCTTTGCATTCCTCTCTGCAGGTTTCTTATTTGCCCAGGACGATGCGGAACCGGTTGCCCCGGCATTTGAAACCCTGACCCTGGTTGATAATCAGACCACTGCAAATCCCTACAAGGGACAACTGGTTCTGGAGATCCAGCACCGTTTTTCGGAAATTGAGGA
The genomic region above belongs to Bacteroidales bacterium and contains:
- a CDS encoding GNAT family N-acetyltransferase, producing the protein MIRQVFREHHAPENGTVFSDPTTDDLYGLFRKSGSVLWVAEVNGKAAGCCGIYPTEGLDASCAELVKYYLHESERGKGTGRELMEKCIESARELGYGKLYLESMPHFSKAVRIYKKLGFRTLDKALGNSGHSSCNIWMLLEL
- a CDS encoding class I SAM-dependent methyltransferase; translation: MATNQIKEEIRPITMPGVHSRFLRFFKEQSEPGGLRILDVGAGEGALTQKLHDMGYRMQACDFSPESFKFNPVQCDEVDITLPFPYEDHSFDRVIAVEVTEHILDHENFFREVYRILKPGGKLYVSTPNILSMKSRLRFLFQGFPYGFKPLDMNLHDGMQHVASLSLDQYNYLALKNGFREAEYAIDRKQNTSRWLRIIFSPLMFLSRILKGYSPVHNRKELLLGRLLFMVFRKL
- a CDS encoding serine hydrolase, which codes for MSTMKTMNTLLSLLLICIMVSPVSGQLTSREIDKLVEDTMEKFTVAGVAVGVVKDGKILHAKGYGLKSVDTGEKVNEHTSFAIASNSKAFTTAALAILVEEGLLSWQDRVIDHIPEFKMYNDYVTQNFNVQDLLTHRSGLGLGAGDLQKWPAGSDFTIKDMLVNFQHFEPVSAFRTKYDYDNILYLVAGELIKRVSGMPWEVFVKKRIMEPLNMDHSFTLPPGMVNSENLASPHLAEAGKLRTISYYELDPEKINGAAGGVLSNVDDLCRWMLVHLNQGKYGENLEHQLFSEASQLEMWKIHTPIPMKPNERYNPHFSGYGLGWRLSDMNGNMSVSHTGDLSGMLSKTMMIPDLELGVVVLTNSYYGGAGVFQAVSQTIVDSYLGLDDYGWTDRKLASFQSESNKAKVRVEQVWSAVAASNDDHINPSDFTGTYEDKWFGKISIYLQDDQLWFSSLRSPALTGPMFFYKANAFAIKWKNRELDADAFAIFSLDEEGKARRISMKGISPDIDFSYDFQDLDFLRVD
- a CDS encoding Crp/Fnr family transcriptional regulator, translating into MKADKLCISCENCNKRSPLFASLSEEELQLLNADRYSVRFHEGEVILKQGTRADYLVSVIEGFAKMYIEGNQNRNLILDFIKPWKLIGGPSAQVRDKHRYSVMAIQETFVCFIDMENIKKVLASNSDFSERIMTHYSGNYLLALDRLVSISQKQMHGRVADALIYLSQEIYNSPVIGEEISRQDIADYSSISKDSAIRVLKEFERDQIILLNGRKIEVRAPDRLSEISDKG